The DNA sequence GCCGGACAGGATCAGGGCGAAGGCGATCATGGCGTGCCAGGTCTGCGTCTCGCCGAACAGGAAGAAGCCCAGCACCGCGGCCATGACCGGGATGGAATAGCCCGTCAGCGACAGGAAGGTGGCTGACGTCCGCGCGATCAGCAGCATGTAAAGCGCCTGCGCAATGGCGGACGGGACCACGCCGAGACCAACCACACCGGCCCAGTGCGTCCAGTCGGCATGGACCGTGGCCGGGTCCACCATCAGTGCAAACGGCCAGGTCACGACCGCTGCAACGGTCACGAAGCCCGTGGCGAAGCTGATCGAAGGCATGGGCGGGGCGCCGCGGGCCAGCAGGCTGGACAAGGCGTAGAACATGGTCGCCCCGATCAGCATGAATTGCGCGATCGTGCTGGCCGAGTCGAGGTTGTGCAGGGCGTCCGGCCCGAACAGGACGGCGACGCCCGCAAACCCGGTGATCACGCCGATCGCTGAGCCGGGGGTCAGCTTCTCATCCCGGAACAGGAAATGGGCGCCGATGGCCACGAACAGGGGCACGGCAGCGGTATAGAGCGCGGCAAGGCTGGAATTGACGGTCTTCTGGGCGGTGGTGATCAGGAAAAAGGGAAAGGTCGAACTGGTCAGGCCCATCAGGAGGATGATGCGCCAGCGCCTGAGATCCCGCAGGGGCGGCAGGCGTTTTCCCATGGCCAGCATGATGACCCAGAGCACCGCGGCGCCGATGGTCAGCCGTCCGGCGAGAACCCAGGCGGGCGGCAGGCCGGCCTCAGGGTTTCCTTTGTCCACGGCGATGCGCGTCAGCTGGTAGGCGCCTGCCCACATCAGGCTGAGCAGGGCAAACAAGGCCCAGTCCGCCGGGGTCCGCCTTCCGCTTTGAACTGGCTGTTGTGGCATCTCCGGCCTGTCCTCCAACCGGAGACCGTGCTCCGGCTTGCCCGGATAGGCGGGCAGGGGAGGGAAGTCCATGTCAAAGTTGCACGATACTTGCACACAGACAGGGCAATTGCTCTCGATTGCCGTGAGCCCCGATCACAGAAGCGTTGGCGGCGCCCTGCCGCATGGTCTTCGGGTGGACGACAGGCCCGCGGCGTCGTAAAGGGCGCCCAAAGTTTTCCGGTTTTCATCCCCCAAGAGGAGAATCTCCATGACCGTTCGCGTCGCAATCAATGGTTTTGGCCGCATCGGCCGCCTGGTCCTGCGCTCCATCATCGAAAACGACCGCAAGGACATCGAAGTTGCCGCGATCAACGACCTTGGCCCGGTCGCGACCAATGCGCACCTTCTGCGCTTCGATTCCGTCCATGGCCGTTTCCCGGCTGACGTGCAGGTCGATGGCGACAAGATTGTCATCAATGGCAAGCCGATCCTGTGCACCGCCATCCGCGATCCGAAAGACCTGCCGCACCGCGAGCTGGACATCGATATCGCGATGGAATGTACCGGCATCTTCGCCGACAAGGAAAAGGCCTCGGCCCACCTCGAAGCCGGCGCCAAGCGCGTGCTGGTCTCTGCCCCGGCCACCAATGCCGACAAGACCATCGTGTTCGGCGTGAACCACGACCTGCTGACCAAGGATGACCTTGTCGTCTCCAACGCATCGTGCACCACGAACTGCCTCTCGCCGGTCGCCAAGGTTCTGAATGACCTGATCGGCATTGAGAAGGGCATGATGACGACGATCCACTCCTACACGAACGACCAGCCGTCGCTCGACCAGATGCACAAGGACCTCTATCGCGGCCGCGCAGCAGCCGTGTCGATGATCCCGACCTCCACCGGCGCCGCCAAGGCTGTCGGCCTGGTTCTGCCGGAACTGAACGGCAAGCTGGACGGTATCTCGGTCCGCGTGCCGACGCCGAACGTTTCGGTTGTCGACCTGAAATTCGTCTCCAGGAAGAAGACGACCCCGGAAGAGATCAACGCGGCGATCAAGGCAGCTGCCGATGGTCCGATGAAAGGCGTCCTCGGCTACACCGACCAGCCGAACGTCTCGATCGACTTCGTGCACGATCCGCACTCCTCGATCTTCCACCTCGACCAGACCAAAGTCATGGACGGCAATTTCTGCTCGATCCTGACCTGGTATGACAATGAGTGGGGCTTCTCGACCCGTATGGCGGACACCGCGCTCGCCATCGCGAAGCTGATCTGAAGACGCTGAACCGACCGATATAACCGGATTGCAGCCCGAGGCTGCGATCCGGTGATCGGGGCCTATATAAGGCATATGATCTGTTCGCCCGGTCGAGCCAAAAGGACCGGGTCAAGGAGTTTGCCATATGAGTGATCCCGGTTCGCCAAAAGATTTCTGGAATGCCCGCTATAGCGAAGATGGCTTTGCCTATGGCGAGCGGGCCAGCCGCCTGCTGCTGGGCTTCCGTGACCTGCTGCAGCCCGGCCAGCGTGCGCTGGTGCCGGCCAGTGGAGAGGGGCGCGATGCCGTGTTCCTGGCCGAGTGCGGACTGGATGTGACGGCGGTCGATATGTCGGCTGCTGGGCTTGCCCGCACGGCTGAGCTCGCTGCGAAGCGCGGCGTTTCCGTCACCTGTATCGAGGCCGATCTCAGCAAGTGGGACTGGCCTGAAGCGGAATTCGACTGCGTGGCCGCCATGTTTGCGCATGTGCCGGCGCCATTCCGCCCTGTGCTGCATGGCAAATTCCTCACCACGCTGAAGCCCGGCGGCCATGTCTTCCTGGAAGGTTTTCTGCCGGAGCAGTCAGACTATCAGAAGTCGCACAATTCCGGCGGCCCGCGCGAGCCGTCGATGCTGTTCGATCCGGCGGCCATCCGCGCCGACTTTGCCGAAGCCAAGGCCGTGTCTTTTCTGACCGGCATCGAAACCCTTTCTGAAGGCCTTTACCATTCCGGGCCGGCTGCGCTGATGCGCGCCGTGTTCCGCAAACCGGAGTAATACACCATGTCCGACTTCCGCCGTATCGATGATGCCGGAGACCTGACCGGCAAGACCGCCCTTGTCCGTGTCGATTTCAATGTTCCGATGGCAGACGGCAAAGTCACCGACGACACGCGCCTGCGCTCCGCGCTGCCAACCGTTGAGGCCCTGCGGGAGAAGGGGGCCAAGGTCGTCCTGCTCGCACATTTCGGCCGTCCGAAAGGCCAGATCGTGCCGGAGTTGAGCCTGAAGCCAATCGCCACCGCCTTCGCCGACGTGCTGGGCGCGCCGGTACACTTCGCCGAGAATTGTGGCTTCGGCCCCAAAGCCAAAGCGTTCGTGACCAGCCGCGCACCGCGGGATGTTATCCTGATGGAGAATACGCGCTTTGAGCCGGGTGAGGAGAAGAACGATCCGGCGCTGGCCAAATCGATTGCCGCGCTTGGCGACCTCTTCGTGAACGATGCTTTCTCCGCGACGCACCGTGCCCATGCGTCCACGGAAGGTGTGACACACGACATTCCGGCCTATGCCGGCAAGGCGATGGAAACAGAGCTTGATGCGCTGGAGAAAGCCCTCGGCTCGCCAGAGCGCCCGGTCATGGCGGTTGTCGGCGGGGCCAAGGTCTCGACCAAGATCGACCTGCTGAAGAATCTGGTCTCCAAGGTGGACATGCTGGCCATTGGCGGCGGCATGGCGAACACGTTCCTGGCGGCCAAAGGTGTGGATGTCGGCAAGTCGCTGTGTGAGCACGACCTGGCGGACACGGCGCTGACGATCCTGAAGAATGCCGAAGCCTCCGGCTGCGAGATTCTACTGCCGACAGACGTTGCTGTGGCCACCGAATTCAAGGCCCACGCGCCGGATCATCGTGTCTGTTCTGTCAACGAGGTGAGTGCGGACGAGATGATCCTCGACGCCGGGCCGCAGACGGTCACGGTGCTGACCGAAGCGATGGACAAGGCGAAGACGCTGGTCTGGAACGGTCCGCTCGGCGCGTTTGAGCTTGAACCTTTCGACACCGCGACGGTTGCCGCAGCGCGGGCCGCAGCGGAGCGGACGAAAGCCGGCAAGCTGATCGCCGTGGCCGGGGGCGGGGACACCGTCGCTGCGCTGAACCATGCCGGTGTCGCAGAGGACTTCACCTTCGTCTCGACCGCCGGCGGCGCTTTCCTGGAATGGATGGAAGGCAAGCCGCTGCCGGGCGTGGAAGCCCTGCAGGCTTAAATTTCCGCAAGCGTGCATCCAAACGCACGGCTGGACGCATCTCCTCCCTGAGAGGAGACTTTGCGCCATGAAACCTGTTTTTGCGATCGCCGTCTCGGTGCTGGCCGTGACGGCCTGTGCCACGGCGCCAGAGAGATTGCCCGAGACGTCACCCGGCCGCCCGGCAGGGGACATCCTGCACTATGTCCGCTCCAACATGGACGGCACGATGACGGAAAGTATCTCGGTCTATCAGGCGTCACCGACAGAGGTGGAAGTGTTCAAGCGTGTGCGGCCCTGTACGCCCGCTGCGTTGGTGACGGGCCGGTTCGATCCTGAAACCGATAGTGCAAGCATGCTCGTCGGTGGACGGCTCGCCGAAGACGCAACGCAGGCGCCTTTTCTCTGGCTCACACATGACCCCGTGACGCACACGCTCGCGACCTCGAAGGAGGGGCCGGGCGGAACGCCGCTGGAAACCGTTCGATTGCCGGGCAATGCGCCCTGGAGGCTGTTCGATTTCGACTTCGCCGATTTCAATGCCCGCGCGCATCCGCCGATTGCCGGGGAAACACGCGAATATGACCTTGCGCTGTTCTGGACCGCTGTAGAGCCGGGCAAGCAGCAGATCCGATCCCTGGGGACGATGTCTGCGACCTGGCAGGGACTCGTCGCCGGGACAGATGGGGAGCGCGTTGCGCGGTACGCCCTGACGGGCGCTGGTATGGATGGCGGCGTCATGGATCTGGACGCCAGTGACGGCACCCTTGTCGAGGTGCAGGCGCCGGTCCCGAACCACAGAGGCTACACGGATTATCTCCTGCGCCGGACGGGCCGGGACCAGGGCGCGGAGGCGTGGGCGAAGCTCCTCGCGTCGCACTGGTCGGACTGTGCCGATTTGCCTTCAGACTGATTGTTCCGCGCCTGTCGGTAGCGGCCTGATTTGGCACAACCTGCGGCAAATCGCGCGAAGGCCAGGAATGATAGCGCTCACAATTCGCTGGCCGGGCTGGTCTCGAAATGCCTGAGCGGCCCCCTGAATCCAATTTCGGGTCAGCCCTATCACCAGCGCGGGGCTTATTTTCTGGCGGAAACCTGCAACATGCCCGGAATCAAAGGGGTTCAGCGCCGGCCCGGCGCAGGCCTCGCCAACGGTTGACGCACGCAACCGGCACGGTACTTGAACGCAAACTTTGCAAAACAAGCATTGTTCACAGGATCCATTCAGAATGACGGTAGTTGAAATGGCAAACGAGACCATGGCGAAGCAGGCAGCAGAGAAGGCGGGCTTTATCGCCGCGCTCGATCAGTCTGGCGGTTCCACCCCGAAGGCCCTGCGCCTCTACGGCGTTGAGGAAAGCGCCTACGCCAATGACGAGGAAATGTTCGGCAAGATCCATGAGATGCGGGCCCGTATCATCAAGTCGCCGGCCTTCAATGGCGACAAGGTGATGGGTGCCATCCTGTTCGAGCGCACCATGGACGGCGAAATCGATGGCGTGCCGACCGCTGAATATCTCTGGAAAGAACGCAGCGTCGTTCCGTTCCTGAAGGTCGACAAGGGGCTCGCCGACGAAGAGAACGGCGTTCAGGTGATGAAACCGATGCCTGATCTCGACGCCCTGCTTGAGCGCGCCGTCGCCAAGGGCATCTTCGGCACCAAGATGCGTTCGGTCATCAATGCGGCCAACCCGGAAGGCATCGCCGCCGTCGTTGCCCAGCAATTCGACGTCGGCCGCCAGATCCTCGGCCATGGCCTGATGCCGATCATCGAGCCGGAAGTCACGATTTCCATCTCCGACAAGGCCGAAGCGGAAGACATCCTGCTCGCCGAAATCCTGAAGCAGCTGGACGCCCTTGGCCATGACAAGCAGGTGATGCTGAAGCTGACGCTGCCGGAGAAGGCAAACCTCTACAAGCTGCTGGTTGACCATCCGCGCGTGATGCGTGTCGTGGCCCTGTCGGGCGGCTATTCGCGCAATGATGCGAATGCAAAGCTCGCATCGAACACCGGCATGATTGCCTCTTTCTCGCGCGCCCTGACCGAAGGCCTCTCGGCCCAGCAGAGCGATGCAGAGTTCGATGCCGCGCTCGCCGAGTCCGTCGACAGCATTTATCAGGCGTCCAAAGCCGGCTGATCTGAGATCGGGTGCACAGAGGGCGCAAGCTGCCTCTGGACTTACCGGTCAACGCAACGTCATATTGCCCGCCATTCCGATGGCGGGCATTTTTGTTCGCGTATCACCTGACATAAAGGGAAATCATGCTGCTCAAGCCAAACCTGCTCGCCGCCGCGTCCGTTGCCGCATTGTCTCTTCTCCAGGCGTGCAGTGTCCCTGATGCTCCGGCCCGTTCTGACCGTAGCAAACTTTC is a window from the uncultured Hyphomonas sp. genome containing:
- a CDS encoding fructose bisphosphate aldolase, with protein sequence MTVVEMANETMAKQAAEKAGFIAALDQSGGSTPKALRLYGVEESAYANDEEMFGKIHEMRARIIKSPAFNGDKVMGAILFERTMDGEIDGVPTAEYLWKERSVVPFLKVDKGLADEENGVQVMKPMPDLDALLERAVAKGIFGTKMRSVINAANPEGIAAVVAQQFDVGRQILGHGLMPIIEPEVTISISDKAEAEDILLAEILKQLDALGHDKQVMLKLTLPEKANLYKLLVDHPRVMRVVALSGGYSRNDANAKLASNTGMIASFSRALTEGLSAQQSDAEFDAALAESVDSIYQASKAG
- a CDS encoding class I SAM-dependent methyltransferase, with translation MSDPGSPKDFWNARYSEDGFAYGERASRLLLGFRDLLQPGQRALVPASGEGRDAVFLAECGLDVTAVDMSAAGLARTAELAAKRGVSVTCIEADLSKWDWPEAEFDCVAAMFAHVPAPFRPVLHGKFLTTLKPGGHVFLEGFLPEQSDYQKSHNSGGPREPSMLFDPAAIRADFAEAKAVSFLTGIETLSEGLYHSGPAALMRAVFRKPE
- the gap gene encoding type I glyceraldehyde-3-phosphate dehydrogenase; the protein is MTVRVAINGFGRIGRLVLRSIIENDRKDIEVAAINDLGPVATNAHLLRFDSVHGRFPADVQVDGDKIVINGKPILCTAIRDPKDLPHRELDIDIAMECTGIFADKEKASAHLEAGAKRVLVSAPATNADKTIVFGVNHDLLTKDDLVVSNASCTTNCLSPVAKVLNDLIGIEKGMMTTIHSYTNDQPSLDQMHKDLYRGRAAAVSMIPTSTGAAKAVGLVLPELNGKLDGISVRVPTPNVSVVDLKFVSRKKTTPEEINAAIKAAADGPMKGVLGYTDQPNVSIDFVHDPHSSIFHLDQTKVMDGNFCSILTWYDNEWGFSTRMADTALAIAKLI
- a CDS encoding DMT family transporter, whose protein sequence is MDFPPLPAYPGKPEHGLRLEDRPEMPQQPVQSGRRTPADWALFALLSLMWAGAYQLTRIAVDKGNPEAGLPPAWVLAGRLTIGAAVLWVIMLAMGKRLPPLRDLRRWRIILLMGLTSSTFPFFLITTAQKTVNSSLAALYTAAVPLFVAIGAHFLFRDEKLTPGSAIGVITGFAGVAVLFGPDALHNLDSASTIAQFMLIGATMFYALSSLLARGAPPMPSISFATGFVTVAAVVTWPFALMVDPATVHADWTHWAGVVGLGVVPSAIAQALYMLLIARTSATFLSLTGYSIPVMAAVLGFFLFGETQTWHAMIAFALILSGVWLARHGGGDKTA
- a CDS encoding phosphoglycerate kinase, with the protein product MSDFRRIDDAGDLTGKTALVRVDFNVPMADGKVTDDTRLRSALPTVEALREKGAKVVLLAHFGRPKGQIVPELSLKPIATAFADVLGAPVHFAENCGFGPKAKAFVTSRAPRDVILMENTRFEPGEEKNDPALAKSIAALGDLFVNDAFSATHRAHASTEGVTHDIPAYAGKAMETELDALEKALGSPERPVMAVVGGAKVSTKIDLLKNLVSKVDMLAIGGGMANTFLAAKGVDVGKSLCEHDLADTALTILKNAEASGCEILLPTDVAVATEFKAHAPDHRVCSVNEVSADEMILDAGPQTVTVLTEAMDKAKTLVWNGPLGAFELEPFDTATVAAARAAAERTKAGKLIAVAGGGDTVAALNHAGVAEDFTFVSTAGGAFLEWMEGKPLPGVEALQA